A section of the Babylonia areolata isolate BAREFJ2019XMU chromosome 1, ASM4173473v1, whole genome shotgun sequence genome encodes:
- the LOC143280746 gene encoding THO complex subunit 4-like, protein MADKLDLSLDDIIKQNKKSRGRGRGGRGGNRGGLNRGRGAGGAQRRGGGGGGVYRGGVNQRRRPVPYTRPKELPDVWQHDMFDGSDGGFRRGPASLRTGSASTSGKLLVSNLDFGVNDSDIQELFAEFGQLTKAAVHYDRSGRSMGTAEVIYARRTDAVKAMKQYNNVPLDGRAMNIQLVGATDGGIQTRRPSAGGGFSQRGGSGGRGRGNSGGGFSRGRGGGGGGGGLRGRGGRGRGRGGRPQNKATPSLEELNAQLDAYNSKMEVD, encoded by the exons ATGGCTGATAAACTTGATTTAAGTCTTGACGACATTATAAAGCAAAACAAGAAGTCTCGAGGTAGGGGTAGAGGTGGTCGTGGAGGTAATCGTGGCGGCTTGAATCGAGGGAGAGGAGCAGGAGGTGCTCAAAGACgcggtggcggcggcggtggcgtTTACAGAGGAGGTGTAAATCAGCGAAGAAGACCTGTACCTTACACGAGG CCTAAGGAATTACCTGACGTCTGGCAGCATGACATGTTTGATGGAAGTGATGGAGGGTTCCGTCGTGGACCTGCTTCATTGCGCACAGGTTCTGCATCCACTTCGGGAAAGCTGCTTGTGTCCAACTTGGATTTTGGTGTCAACGATTCAGATATTCAG GAATTGTTTGCAGAATTTGGTCAGCTTACAAAAGCAGCTGTTCACTACGACAGATCAGGCAGATCAATGGGTACCGCTGAAGTCATTTACGCGAGAAGAACAGATGCTGTAAAGGCGATGAAACAGTACAACAATGTTCCTTTAGATg GTCGAGCTATGAACATTCAGCTTGTTGGGGCAACAGATGGTGGTATTCAGACCAGACGACCCAGTGCTGGAGGAGG gTTCAGTCAGCGAGGTGGCAGTGGTGGTCGTGGGCGTGGAAACAGTGGTGGTGGATTTTCACGaggacgtggtggaggtggtggtggtggtgggctgagAGGTCGAGGGGGACGAGGGCGCGGGAGGGGTGGCCGACCACAGAACAAAGCCACACCCTCACTAGAGGAGCTCAACGCACAACTAGATGCCTACAATAGCAAG ATGGAGGTTGACTGA
- the LOC143282754 gene encoding UDP-glucuronosyltransferase 2A2-like: MKAIDVCRFRVRPRPTLPNVNLTGGTATGPAKPLPPEFQSFMDSAKEGVVIVSFGSYVLDLPQHISDKNLQVLLQLPMKSVSRSNLTSSDPKKILTVPWIPQNDLLGHPHTKVFVSHCGNSGQYEALYHTVPIVATPLFDDQRYNAERIRVKGFAEVLGLYTCTAE; this comes from the exons ATGAAGGCTATCGACGTTTGTCGGTTCAGGGTTCGGCCTCG ACCTACACTGCCCAATGTCAATCTGACTGGTGGCACAGCAACAGGACCAGCCAAACCCCTGCCACCTGAGTTCCAATCCTTCATGGACAGTGCCAAGGAGGGTGTAGTGATTGTATCCTTTGGCAGCTACGTGCTCGACCTTCCACAGCACATCAGTGACAAGAACCTGCAGGTTCTGCTCCAGCTACCAATGAAGTCAGTCTCCAGGTCTAATCTGACATCTTCAGATCCGAAGAAGATCCTGACAGTACCATGGATACCTCAAAATGACCTGCTGGGTCATCCGCACACCAAAGTGTTTGTCAGTCACTGTGGAAACAGCGGTCAGTACGAGGCCCTTTACCACACTGTTCCTATCGTGGCCACACCTCTCTTCGATGACCAGCGCTACAACGCAGAACGTATCCGAGTAAAAGGTTTTGCTGAGGTACTGGGCCTTTACACATGCACAGCTGAGTAG